Proteins encoded together in one Argiope bruennichi chromosome 1, qqArgBrue1.1, whole genome shotgun sequence window:
- the LOC129965657 gene encoding filamin-A-like isoform X1 yields MSLHCNTEELAVDELDFGNLKMPSGKYDKPVVIDNHDGTVTFKYDPKELGTHELQIKFNDEPIQGSPYKFHVDAIGNGLITAYGSGLVQGVAGEPCCITVSNKNNAIGKIDVSVNGPLRTEVSCHDNKDGTMTITYVPPSPGEYKVSIRAGNQHIKGSPFTTKVTAEGRKRSQITIGHSSEVSLDVHEKDVKCLNASIVAPSGLEEPCFIKKRQDGSFGISFTPREEGEHLVHVKKLGNNVAGSPFKINVLAKDIGNASKVKVTGNGLKEGKTQTENQFILHTSDAGFGGINFSVEGRSAAELKCEDKDGVIICSYKPAEPGYYVINVKFADHHIPGSPFTVKVTGPGSNIIRETIKKKIDQAPTVDIGQEASLIFRLPGTNAFDMAAKVTNPTGVTDDAVITDMEDCLYGVYFTPKEPGIHTISVRCKDIHIPGSPFQFTVGTNTNFGAHKVHAGGLGLERGGANEPSEFNLYTREAGPGILGISVEGKSRAEINVKDVSPGMYSVIYKVSEPGEYRVGIKFNDEPIPDSPFKVYMLPEVGDARKIELGHIPDAGLQVNKPIAFTIQMNGAKGLIDGKVVSPSGTEDDCFVSPIDEDSWALRFIPHENGIHQIHLRHNGTHIPQSPFRIVIGHDDADPAAVQASGNGLKEIKSGVKTDFLINTCNAGAGQLAVTIDGPSKVSMDCTEVAEGYKVRYTPLAPGDYFITVKYNGYHIVGSPFKVPCTGTAVAEPGSHETSSVVVETVTKQSKHKGDQLPRFRSNPAKITSKGPGLKKAITHKMNSFQINCQDAGNNILFVSLYGPKGPCDEIHVKHTGRNIYNVTYMVKDRGEHILIVKYGNDHIPGSPFKVECT; encoded by the exons GAAACTTAAAAATGCCATCAGGGAAATATGATAAGCCAGTGGTCATCGATAATCATGACGGAACTGTAACATTTAAATATGATCCGAAAGAATTAGGTACTCATGAACTGCAGATAAAATTCAATGATGAACCCATACAAG gTAGCCCATACAAATTTCACGTAGATGCCATAGGTAATGGACTTATTACAGCTTATGGCTCTGGCCTTGTCCAAGGAGTGGCCGGTGAACCTTGCTGCATTACAGTATCGAACAAAAATAACGCAATTG gcaaaATTGACGTCTCTGTCAATGGGCCATTAAGAACAGAAGTTTCATGCCACGATAACAAAGATGGAACCATGACTATAACTTACGTACCTCCTTCGCCAGGAGAGTACAAAGTGAGCATCAGAGCAGGAAATCAGCATATTAAAGGAAGCCCTTTCACTACAAAAGTAACAG CTGAGGGTCGTAAACGTAGCCAAATCACCATTGGTCATTCCAGCGAGGTATCTTTAGATGTTCATGAGAAAGATGTGAAATGCTTAAATGCAAGTATAGTTGCACCATCTGGCTTAGAGGAACCTTGTTTTATTAAGAAACGCCAGGATGGATCATTTG GCATTTCTTTCACTCCTCGTGAGGAAGGCGAGCATCTCGTACAtgtaaaaaaattgggaaataatGTAGCCGGAAGTCCCTTCAAAATCAATGTTCTCGCTAAAGACATTGGAAATGCTTCGAAAGTAAAAGTTACGGGAAATGGATTAAAAGAAGGCAAAACACAGACAGAGAACCAGTTCATTCTGCATACATCTGATGCTG gttttggAGGCATTAATTTTTCAGTAGAAGGAAGAAGTGCTGCTGAACTGAAGTGTGAAGATAAAGATGGCGTTATAATTTGTTCTTACAAGCCAGCAGAACCTGGGTATTATGTCATCAATGTAAAATTCGCTGATCATCATATACCAG gcAGTCCATTTACAGTTAAAGTTACAGGACCGGGATCAAACATCATACGTGAAactatcaaaaagaaaatagacCAGGCTCCAACTGTCGATATTGGTCAAGAAGCTTCACTGATTTTCCGGTTACCGG GTACAAATGCGTTCGATATGGCTGCTAAAGTAACCAATCCAACTGGTGTAACAGATGATGCTGTGATCACGGATATGGAAGATTGCTTATATGGAGTCTATTTCACTCCAAAAGAGCCAGGTATCCATACCATCAGTGTGCGCTGCAAAGACATTCATATCCCTGGATCACCATTTCAATTTACAGTGGgaacaaatacaaattttggaGCACACAAGGTGCATGCAGGTGGCCTGGGCCTAGAGAGAGGAGGAGCCAACGAGCCTA GTGAATTCAATTTGTATACCAGAGAAGCTGGTCCTGGCATTCTAGGCATTTCTGTCGAAGGAAAGTCCCGAgcagaaataaatgttaaagatGTCAGTCCTGGAATGTATAGCGTTATCTACAAAGTTAGCGAACCAG GTGAATACAGGGTAGGTATCAAGTTCAATGACGAACCGATTCCGGACAGTCCATTTAAAGTATATATGCTACCCGAAGTTGGTGATGCCAGGAAGATTGAATTGGGTCATATACCCGATGCAGGATTGCAAGTTAATAAGCCCATCGCCTTCACCATTCAGATGAATGGCGCAAAAGGTCTCATTGACGGCAAAGTAGTGTCACCCTCAGGAACAGAAGACGATTGCTTTGTGTCACCCATAGATGAAG ATTCATGGGCGTTGCGATTTATTCCACATGAAAATGGCATTCATCAAATTCATCTAAGACATAATGGAACTCATATTCCTCAAAGTCCATTTAGGATAGTTATTGGGCATGATGATGCTGATCCAGCAGCTGTACAAGCCTCTGGTAATGGACTGAAGGAAATCAAATCTG GAGTAAAGACTGATTTCTTAATCAATACATGTAATGCTGGAGCCGGTCAACTAGCTGTGACCATTGATGGACCCTCTAAAGTGTCCATGGACTGTACCGAAGTCGCAGAGGGATATAAAGTTCGATACACGCCCTTAGCTCCGGGAGATTATTTCATTACCGTCAAATACAATGGTTACCATATTGTAGGCAGTCCATTCAAAGTTCCATGCACAG GTACCGCTGTCGCAGAACCAGGTTCTCATGAGACTTCTTCAGTGGTCGTGGAAACAGTTACCAAGCAGTCAAAACATAAAGGAGATCAACTTCCTAGGTTCCGATCAAACCCGGCAAAAATTACCAGCAAAGGACCAGGACTCAAGAAAGCCATTACACACAAGATGAATTCATTTCAGATCAACTGTCAAGATGCAG gaaacaaCATCCTTTTCGTATCTCTGTATGGGCCTAAAGGTCCCTGCGACGAGATCCATGTGAAACATACCGGCCGTAACATTTACAACGTCACGTACATGGTGAAGGACAGAGGAGAACATATTCTCATAGTCAAGTACGGCAACGACCACATCCCCGGTAGCCCTTTCAAGGTCGAATGCACATAG
- the LOC129965657 gene encoding filamin-A-like isoform X2: protein MPSGKYDKPVVIDNHDGTVTFKYDPKELGTHELQIKFNDEPIQGSPYKFHVDAIGNGLITAYGSGLVQGVAGEPCCITVSNKNNAIGKIDVSVNGPLRTEVSCHDNKDGTMTITYVPPSPGEYKVSIRAGNQHIKGSPFTTKVTAEGRKRSQITIGHSSEVSLDVHEKDVKCLNASIVAPSGLEEPCFIKKRQDGSFGISFTPREEGEHLVHVKKLGNNVAGSPFKINVLAKDIGNASKVKVTGNGLKEGKTQTENQFILHTSDAGFGGINFSVEGRSAAELKCEDKDGVIICSYKPAEPGYYVINVKFADHHIPGSPFTVKVTGPGSNIIRETIKKKIDQAPTVDIGQEASLIFRLPGTNAFDMAAKVTNPTGVTDDAVITDMEDCLYGVYFTPKEPGIHTISVRCKDIHIPGSPFQFTVGTNTNFGAHKVHAGGLGLERGGANEPSEFNLYTREAGPGILGISVEGKSRAEINVKDVSPGMYSVIYKVSEPGEYRVGIKFNDEPIPDSPFKVYMLPEVGDARKIELGHIPDAGLQVNKPIAFTIQMNGAKGLIDGKVVSPSGTEDDCFVSPIDEDSWALRFIPHENGIHQIHLRHNGTHIPQSPFRIVIGHDDADPAAVQASGNGLKEIKSGVKTDFLINTCNAGAGQLAVTIDGPSKVSMDCTEVAEGYKVRYTPLAPGDYFITVKYNGYHIVGSPFKVPCTGTAVAEPGSHETSSVVVETVTKQSKHKGDQLPRFRSNPAKITSKGPGLKKAITHKMNSFQINCQDAGNNILFVSLYGPKGPCDEIHVKHTGRNIYNVTYMVKDRGEHILIVKYGNDHIPGSPFKVECT, encoded by the exons ATGCCATCAGGGAAATATGATAAGCCAGTGGTCATCGATAATCATGACGGAACTGTAACATTTAAATATGATCCGAAAGAATTAGGTACTCATGAACTGCAGATAAAATTCAATGATGAACCCATACAAG gTAGCCCATACAAATTTCACGTAGATGCCATAGGTAATGGACTTATTACAGCTTATGGCTCTGGCCTTGTCCAAGGAGTGGCCGGTGAACCTTGCTGCATTACAGTATCGAACAAAAATAACGCAATTG gcaaaATTGACGTCTCTGTCAATGGGCCATTAAGAACAGAAGTTTCATGCCACGATAACAAAGATGGAACCATGACTATAACTTACGTACCTCCTTCGCCAGGAGAGTACAAAGTGAGCATCAGAGCAGGAAATCAGCATATTAAAGGAAGCCCTTTCACTACAAAAGTAACAG CTGAGGGTCGTAAACGTAGCCAAATCACCATTGGTCATTCCAGCGAGGTATCTTTAGATGTTCATGAGAAAGATGTGAAATGCTTAAATGCAAGTATAGTTGCACCATCTGGCTTAGAGGAACCTTGTTTTATTAAGAAACGCCAGGATGGATCATTTG GCATTTCTTTCACTCCTCGTGAGGAAGGCGAGCATCTCGTACAtgtaaaaaaattgggaaataatGTAGCCGGAAGTCCCTTCAAAATCAATGTTCTCGCTAAAGACATTGGAAATGCTTCGAAAGTAAAAGTTACGGGAAATGGATTAAAAGAAGGCAAAACACAGACAGAGAACCAGTTCATTCTGCATACATCTGATGCTG gttttggAGGCATTAATTTTTCAGTAGAAGGAAGAAGTGCTGCTGAACTGAAGTGTGAAGATAAAGATGGCGTTATAATTTGTTCTTACAAGCCAGCAGAACCTGGGTATTATGTCATCAATGTAAAATTCGCTGATCATCATATACCAG gcAGTCCATTTACAGTTAAAGTTACAGGACCGGGATCAAACATCATACGTGAAactatcaaaaagaaaatagacCAGGCTCCAACTGTCGATATTGGTCAAGAAGCTTCACTGATTTTCCGGTTACCGG GTACAAATGCGTTCGATATGGCTGCTAAAGTAACCAATCCAACTGGTGTAACAGATGATGCTGTGATCACGGATATGGAAGATTGCTTATATGGAGTCTATTTCACTCCAAAAGAGCCAGGTATCCATACCATCAGTGTGCGCTGCAAAGACATTCATATCCCTGGATCACCATTTCAATTTACAGTGGgaacaaatacaaattttggaGCACACAAGGTGCATGCAGGTGGCCTGGGCCTAGAGAGAGGAGGAGCCAACGAGCCTA GTGAATTCAATTTGTATACCAGAGAAGCTGGTCCTGGCATTCTAGGCATTTCTGTCGAAGGAAAGTCCCGAgcagaaataaatgttaaagatGTCAGTCCTGGAATGTATAGCGTTATCTACAAAGTTAGCGAACCAG GTGAATACAGGGTAGGTATCAAGTTCAATGACGAACCGATTCCGGACAGTCCATTTAAAGTATATATGCTACCCGAAGTTGGTGATGCCAGGAAGATTGAATTGGGTCATATACCCGATGCAGGATTGCAAGTTAATAAGCCCATCGCCTTCACCATTCAGATGAATGGCGCAAAAGGTCTCATTGACGGCAAAGTAGTGTCACCCTCAGGAACAGAAGACGATTGCTTTGTGTCACCCATAGATGAAG ATTCATGGGCGTTGCGATTTATTCCACATGAAAATGGCATTCATCAAATTCATCTAAGACATAATGGAACTCATATTCCTCAAAGTCCATTTAGGATAGTTATTGGGCATGATGATGCTGATCCAGCAGCTGTACAAGCCTCTGGTAATGGACTGAAGGAAATCAAATCTG GAGTAAAGACTGATTTCTTAATCAATACATGTAATGCTGGAGCCGGTCAACTAGCTGTGACCATTGATGGACCCTCTAAAGTGTCCATGGACTGTACCGAAGTCGCAGAGGGATATAAAGTTCGATACACGCCCTTAGCTCCGGGAGATTATTTCATTACCGTCAAATACAATGGTTACCATATTGTAGGCAGTCCATTCAAAGTTCCATGCACAG GTACCGCTGTCGCAGAACCAGGTTCTCATGAGACTTCTTCAGTGGTCGTGGAAACAGTTACCAAGCAGTCAAAACATAAAGGAGATCAACTTCCTAGGTTCCGATCAAACCCGGCAAAAATTACCAGCAAAGGACCAGGACTCAAGAAAGCCATTACACACAAGATGAATTCATTTCAGATCAACTGTCAAGATGCAG gaaacaaCATCCTTTTCGTATCTCTGTATGGGCCTAAAGGTCCCTGCGACGAGATCCATGTGAAACATACCGGCCGTAACATTTACAACGTCACGTACATGGTGAAGGACAGAGGAGAACATATTCTCATAGTCAAGTACGGCAACGACCACATCCCCGGTAGCCCTTTCAAGGTCGAATGCACATAG